One segment of Methylotuvimicrobium sp. KM2 DNA contains the following:
- a CDS encoding sensor histidine kinase N-terminal domain-containing protein produces the protein MEQNRTLRTEILIRLITPVLLFVVFEAVSSYYVTRHYVDEAYDRWLLDSAGSLVQEIKVSDNLIVAELPPAALTIFKWDELDKTYFKIIAENQGMIAGDSFVPEPFDESTDWSSPVFFNDTVRGESVRGVSILVARKDLPEIVFVHVAETLNKRRNMMMDILLADLIPPIFLAIFIGFYMRKAVYRGLNPLRELADEIAMRSPKDLSPIPEAHVFAEVRILTDTINGLLKRLDGAIASQQRFIANAAHQLRTPLAGLKLQSERALREDDMAAMKPALLQIQSSADRVSHIISQLLALAKSGAIESGLLLAKFDLLSLVREVSSEWVPKALQNDIELSFEGPKQPVYINGNEILIRELLVNLLDNAVCYGRENGNIIVRLKPGPSPTLTVEDDGPGIPASEMDKIFERFYRIPGSPGDGCGLGLPIVKEIADLHQAELFLGTSPGKGGTKADVVFKQASI, from the coding sequence ATGGAGCAAAATAGAACGCTAAGAACCGAAATATTGATTCGGTTAATTACGCCGGTTTTGTTGTTTGTCGTATTTGAAGCCGTCAGTTCCTATTACGTTACGCGGCATTATGTCGATGAAGCTTACGATCGATGGCTATTGGATTCTGCAGGTTCTTTGGTGCAGGAAATCAAAGTTAGTGATAATTTGATTGTCGCGGAATTACCTCCAGCTGCGTTAACTATTTTTAAATGGGATGAATTAGACAAGACTTATTTTAAGATTATCGCTGAAAATCAAGGCATGATTGCTGGAGATAGCTTCGTTCCCGAACCTTTCGATGAATCGACCGATTGGTCGTCGCCGGTTTTTTTCAATGATACGGTTCGAGGCGAGTCGGTACGAGGAGTTTCTATCCTTGTCGCGCGGAAAGACCTTCCGGAAATCGTATTCGTGCATGTTGCCGAGACGCTTAACAAGCGCCGCAACATGATGATGGATATTTTATTGGCCGATTTGATACCGCCGATTTTTTTAGCGATTTTTATTGGTTTTTATATGCGCAAGGCCGTTTATCGAGGCTTGAACCCTTTACGCGAATTGGCCGATGAAATTGCCATGCGCTCCCCGAAAGACTTGAGTCCAATCCCTGAAGCACATGTTTTTGCCGAAGTGCGGATCTTGACCGATACCATTAATGGTTTGTTGAAGCGCTTGGACGGCGCGATCGCTTCTCAGCAACGCTTTATCGCCAATGCCGCGCATCAACTTCGTACGCCGCTGGCCGGGCTGAAATTGCAATCGGAAAGAGCGTTACGGGAAGATGACATGGCGGCAATGAAGCCGGCTTTACTGCAAATTCAAAGCAGTGCCGACAGGGTTTCTCATATCATCTCTCAGCTTTTGGCCTTAGCCAAATCGGGGGCAATTGAAAGCGGACTACTATTGGCAAAGTTCGATCTATTGTCGTTGGTGAGGGAAGTCAGTAGCGAATGGGTTCCTAAGGCTTTGCAAAATGATATCGAACTCAGTTTCGAAGGTCCTAAACAACCGGTTTATATCAATGGCAACGAAATTTTAATTCGCGAGTTGTTGGTCAATCTTCTCGATAACGCGGTCTGTTATGGGCGAGAGAACGGTAACATAATCGTAAGGCTTAAGCCGGGGCCTTCGCCTACGTTGACTGTCGAGGACGATGGGCCGGGTATACCGGCATCCGAAATGGATAAAATCTTCGAGCGATTTTATCGAATTCCCGGAAGTCCTGGAGATGGTTGCGGGTTAGGGCTTCCTATTGTTAAGGAAATTGCCGACTTACATCAAGCGGAGCTGTTTCTCGGCACTTCGCCAGGCAAGGGTGGGACGAAAGCCGATGTGGTGTTCAAGCAAGCGTCGATTTAA
- a CDS encoding DUF3300 domain-containing protein — protein sequence MKTIIMLLVALMSYVPTASAQQENPAFSQAELDQMLAPIALYPDVLLSQILVAATYPLEVVEAARWSAANPGLEGEQAVTAVEHQAWDPSVKALVAFPEILNRMNEDLNWTRALGDAFLFQEAQVMDSVQNLRQRAYEAGNLNSTNNARVVRENQVIVIEPANPQVVYVPYYNPQVVYGSWWWPGYAPVYWGPPPGIHLNLGFNWGWGRGIFVSPGFFFSSFDWYRRQTVVVHRRHNYYHRPHFVSGRHIRYADYPRWRHNSNHRRGVAYRHDSLQRQFGTSRRSGNGYADTRRNKFDRTDNINRPQFGRRSHGWSSYAATRNHDSRATAQSTGRRNNRSDNDRVSTRERWRTNGTNPTPSDRRNRDRSGFANTQSHDDRAKPQSTGRRNNRSDTDRMSTRERWRQSSNISPNSLASESSSRNSGSSAQSASSGNTRRQNSSYSRDNARRRESSSRRTTSDISSNRETGNFPTQRRSSAPNREANRNQDSRRQMSSGTTFQNRRASSFGPSSPAVSPERQRTRPPGNGRVTRSENHRPSFSTTVNRDRSGASTGARYRSSNSYNSRGDSGNYSSGRSSRRRESSN from the coding sequence ATGAAAACGATTATCATGCTGCTTGTCGCGTTAATGTCTTACGTGCCGACCGCATCCGCTCAACAAGAGAATCCGGCTTTCAGCCAGGCCGAACTCGACCAAATGCTGGCGCCGATCGCATTATATCCGGACGTGCTATTATCGCAAATACTGGTGGCGGCCACCTACCCTTTAGAAGTCGTCGAAGCGGCCCGTTGGTCGGCAGCCAATCCGGGTCTCGAAGGCGAACAGGCTGTGACTGCCGTCGAACATCAAGCCTGGGACCCCAGCGTCAAAGCCTTGGTTGCATTTCCGGAAATCCTAAACCGAATGAATGAAGACTTGAATTGGACGCGAGCGCTCGGTGACGCGTTTTTATTTCAAGAAGCGCAAGTCATGGATAGCGTTCAGAACCTGCGGCAACGAGCCTATGAGGCAGGCAATCTCAATTCGACAAACAATGCGCGAGTCGTACGCGAAAATCAAGTTATCGTTATCGAACCTGCCAACCCTCAAGTCGTCTATGTGCCTTATTATAATCCACAGGTCGTTTACGGTTCATGGTGGTGGCCCGGTTACGCTCCTGTTTATTGGGGGCCGCCGCCCGGCATTCATTTGAATCTAGGTTTTAACTGGGGCTGGGGACGCGGCATCTTCGTATCGCCGGGATTTTTTTTCAGCAGTTTCGACTGGTATCGACGCCAGACCGTGGTTGTCCACCGCCGGCATAACTACTATCACAGGCCGCATTTCGTTTCAGGAAGACATATCCGTTACGCCGACTATCCTAGATGGCGGCATAATTCGAATCACCGCCGAGGCGTTGCCTATCGTCATGATTCGCTGCAGCGGCAATTCGGCACATCCAGACGTTCCGGTAACGGCTATGCCGATACCCGCCGAAATAAATTCGATCGCACCGATAACATAAACCGGCCTCAATTCGGGCGGCGCAGCCATGGCTGGAGCAGTTATGCAGCCACGCGAAATCATGACAGCCGAGCAACAGCCCAAAGCACCGGACGGAGAAATAACCGCTCCGACAACGACAGAGTGTCGACAAGAGAGCGCTGGCGCACTAATGGCACAAACCCGACTCCATCCGACCGGCGCAATCGAGATCGGAGCGGTTTTGCAAACACGCAAAGTCATGACGATCGAGCGAAGCCCCAAAGCACCGGACGAAGAAATAACCGCTCCGACACCGACAGAATGTCAACAAGAGAGCGTTGGCGCCAATCCAGCAATATTTCGCCAAACAGCTTAGCAAGCGAATCAAGTTCGCGCAATTCCGGCTCCAGCGCTCAAAGCGCTTCATCCGGCAATACCCGCAGGCAAAACAGTAGCTATAGTCGTGACAATGCGCGACGCCGGGAATCTTCTTCGCGGCGAACGACCTCCGATATCTCTTCAAACCGCGAAACCGGGAATTTTCCTACGCAACGACGCTCTAGCGCCCCTAACCGTGAAGCGAATCGAAACCAAGATTCCCGGCGTCAAATGTCTAGCGGGACAACGTTTCAAAATAGACGTGCCAGTTCATTCGGCCCATCGTCTCCAGCTGTTTCACCAGAACGTCAACGAACCCGCCCCCCCGGTAACGGACGCGTAACGAGATCCGAAAACCACCGTCCGTCTTTCTCAACGACTGTTAATCGCGATAGAAGCGGCGCATCGACAGGTGCGCGTTATCGATCCTCAAACAGTTACAATAGCCGCGGCGACTCAGGCAATTATTCCTCTGGCAGGTCGTCCAGGCGACGAGAATCATCGAATTAA
- a CDS encoding efflux RND transporter permease subunit encodes MSIDIARAAIERPVNTWLIILTCLIGGLWGLSTVGRLEDPAFTIKQALVITPYPGATAEEVELEVTEPLESAIQQLPQIKHIKSKSKPGISEIEVEIKDIYDGRTMPQVWDELRRKVGDAQQTLPKGANPSTVNDDFGDVFGIFYAITAPGFSDREILDLAKFLRRELLTVTNVAKVETAGMRTETIYVEVSNARLARFGLPMAQVLNTISSENRIADAGAVTIDDRRIRITTAAGFDSVSAIEALRIGRPGSTEQISLIDLAEIRREPTEIPDHLVHFNGMPAFTLAISGVTDANIVTVGQAVEARLAELAPRIPLGIEIHPIYEQHKVVDQSIDDFIVNLIVSVSIVILSLCLMMGWRVGLIVGATLLLTVLGTVFLMRVFHIDMERISLGALIIAMGMLVDNAIVVAEGMLINMQHGMNGKDAATVSVKRTQLPLLGATVIGIMAFSGIGLSPDVTGEFLFSLFAVIAMSLLLSWVLAITVTPLFGHLFLKVEQTGEDPYRAWIYQAYRKILTGTLKARTLTALIMVLLTAACFAGFGMVKQAFFPDSNTPLFYIHYQLPQGSDIRSTERDIGEIEAIIRAKPDVVSVASFIGRGASRYMLTYAPEQPNSAYGLLIIRTENLDPIPALAAELKNELSGAYPNAEIRTERLMFGPGGGAKIEARFSGPDSAVLRQLGKEALDIMRADGNLIDLRTNWRQKELVMKPVYNPERARIAGTGLSDLALALQFASTGVQAGTYREDDKQIPIVVRPPDAERRDAKQLRDRLVWSNADQSYVPIAQIAERFETVSEDTLIHRRNRVRTLTAQADPLPKLTADQAFRGIRAQIEAIPLPSGYRFEWGGEYESSTDAQNALNAQIPVGFVVMLIISILLFGKVRQPLIIWLVVPMSVCGVVIGLLISNQPFSFMALLGLLSLSGMLMKNAIVLVDEIDAQIDEGKHGHAAIVDAGVSRLRPVFLAAGTTILGMIPLLTDAFFASMAVTIMGGLAFATVLTLIAVPVLYALFFGVKAETAAK; translated from the coding sequence ATGTCTATCGATATCGCGCGCGCGGCCATCGAACGCCCGGTCAATACCTGGCTGATCATCCTGACTTGCCTGATCGGAGGCCTGTGGGGCCTGTCCACGGTCGGACGCCTCGAAGACCCGGCCTTTACCATCAAACAAGCCTTGGTCATCACGCCTTATCCGGGCGCGACGGCCGAAGAAGTCGAGCTGGAAGTCACCGAACCCTTGGAATCGGCGATTCAACAATTACCACAAATCAAGCATATCAAATCGAAATCCAAACCCGGCATTTCCGAAATCGAAGTTGAAATCAAGGATATCTACGACGGCCGTACGATGCCGCAGGTCTGGGACGAGCTGAGGCGCAAAGTCGGCGATGCTCAACAAACCTTGCCAAAAGGCGCGAATCCATCGACCGTCAACGACGACTTCGGCGATGTATTCGGAATTTTTTATGCGATCACCGCTCCCGGATTTTCCGACCGAGAAATTTTGGATCTGGCCAAATTTTTACGCCGCGAGCTGCTGACCGTGACCAATGTCGCCAAAGTCGAAACCGCCGGCATGCGCACCGAAACCATCTATGTTGAGGTATCGAATGCCAGGCTCGCGCGTTTCGGTCTGCCGATGGCTCAGGTCTTGAATACCATTTCCTCGGAAAACAGAATCGCCGATGCCGGTGCGGTCACGATCGATGACCGGCGCATCCGCATTACCACCGCCGCCGGCTTCGATTCGGTCTCCGCGATCGAAGCGCTGCGCATCGGCCGTCCCGGCAGCACGGAACAAATCAGCCTGATCGATCTGGCCGAAATCCGCCGCGAACCGACCGAAATACCGGATCATCTCGTGCATTTCAACGGCATGCCGGCCTTCACGCTGGCGATTTCGGGCGTCACCGACGCCAACATCGTCACGGTCGGCCAGGCGGTCGAGGCGCGCCTAGCCGAACTGGCGCCGCGTATCCCATTAGGGATCGAGATTCATCCGATTTACGAACAACACAAAGTCGTCGATCAATCGATCGATGATTTCATCGTCAATCTAATCGTATCGGTCTCGATCGTGATTTTGTCGCTGTGTTTGATGATGGGTTGGCGAGTCGGTTTGATCGTTGGCGCGACGCTGCTGCTGACCGTGCTCGGCACGGTGTTCTTGATGCGCGTTTTTCATATCGATATGGAGCGCATTTCGCTTGGCGCGTTGATTATCGCGATGGGCATGCTGGTCGATAATGCGATCGTGGTTGCCGAAGGCATGCTGATCAACATGCAGCACGGCATGAACGGCAAGGATGCCGCGACCGTATCGGTCAAACGCACCCAACTGCCGTTGCTCGGCGCGACCGTGATCGGAATCATGGCCTTTTCCGGCATCGGATTGTCGCCGGACGTCACTGGCGAATTTTTGTTTTCGCTATTCGCGGTGATCGCGATGTCGCTGCTGCTGAGCTGGGTTTTGGCGATCACGGTCACCCCGCTGTTCGGGCACTTGTTCTTGAAGGTCGAGCAAACCGGCGAAGACCCTTATCGCGCATGGATTTATCAAGCCTACCGAAAAATCCTAACCGGCACCTTAAAAGCCAGAACCTTGACCGCGTTGATTATGGTTCTGTTGACTGCGGCCTGCTTCGCCGGTTTCGGCATGGTCAAGCAAGCCTTTTTTCCCGACTCCAATACCCCGTTGTTCTATATTCACTATCAATTGCCGCAAGGCAGCGATATCCGCTCGACCGAGCGCGATATCGGCGAAATCGAGGCAATCATCCGCGCCAAACCGGACGTCGTTTCGGTGGCAAGCTTCATCGGGCGAGGCGCGAGCCGTTATATGCTGACTTACGCGCCGGAACAACCGAACAGCGCTTATGGACTATTGATTATCCGCACCGAAAACCTCGATCCCATTCCTGCCTTGGCCGCGGAATTGAAAAATGAACTGAGTGGCGCCTATCCCAATGCCGAAATCCGCACCGAACGACTGATGTTCGGTCCCGGAGGCGGCGCGAAGATAGAAGCGCGTTTTTCAGGTCCCGACTCCGCCGTGCTGCGCCAACTCGGCAAAGAAGCTTTGGATATCATGCGCGCCGACGGCAATCTCATCGATCTGCGCACGAACTGGCGGCAAAAAGAGCTAGTGATGAAGCCGGTCTACAACCCCGAACGCGCGCGCATCGCCGGCACCGGTTTGAGCGACTTGGCGCTGGCCTTGCAATTCGCCAGCACCGGCGTCCAGGCCGGCACTTACCGCGAGGACGACAAACAAATCCCCATCGTCGTTCGCCCGCCGGATGCCGAGCGGCGGGATGCCAAACAATTACGCGATCGCCTCGTTTGGAGTAATGCCGACCAATCCTATGTTCCGATCGCGCAAATCGCCGAGCGTTTCGAAACGGTCAGCGAGGATACCTTGATACACCGGCGCAACCGGGTGCGCACACTGACCGCTCAGGCCGACCCGCTACCGAAGTTGACCGCAGATCAAGCTTTCCGCGGCATCCGCGCGCAAATCGAAGCCATCCCGCTTCCGTCCGGTTATCGTTTCGAATGGGGCGGCGAATACGAAAGCTCGACCGACGCACAAAACGCGCTCAACGCTCAGATACCGGTCGGCTTCGTCGTCATGCTCATCATCAGTATTTTGTTGTTCGGCAAAGTGCGTCAGCCGCTGATCATCTGGCTAGTCGTGCCGATGTCGGTCTGCGGCGTCGTGATCGGCTTGCTGATTTCCAATCAGCCATTCAGCTTCATGGCCCTACTCGGTCTGTTGAGCTTGTCCGGCATGCTAATGAAAAATGCGATCGTACTGGTCGACGAAATCGACGCGCAAATCGACGAAGGCAAACACGGCCATGCCGCGATCGTCGACGCCGGCGTTAGCCGTCTTCGCCCGGTATTCCTAGCCGCCGGCACGACTATACTCGGCATGATCCCATTGTTAACCGACGCCTTCTTTGCCAGCATGGCAGTCACGATCATGGGCGGCCTAGCCTTCGCAACTGTGCTGACACTGATCGCCGTACCGGTGTTGTATGCGTTGTTTTTTGGGGTAAAAGCCGAAACAGCGGCGAAATAA
- a CDS encoding efflux RND transporter periplasmic adaptor subunit, with the protein MGKSKPIGHAVLLLAITALISACGNNNREPEQEIVRTVRIETVKVTEALAQRRFVGRVDALKTVDLSFQVGGRLAELPVQQGTVVAKGGLIAALDPTDFRLNEQEAKTQYAFARLDVDRKRNLAASDTIPKVMLDEAETAFKLRQVALDNARRNLSYTRIAAPFDALVTRRLLDIHSHVATHQAVVRVQDVSALHVKINVPEDLIRLIGLADAMNIEAEFPGQPGKRLPLRYLEHATEADAVAQTYEVTLELQRTNDMTILPGMTVSVSVGSSLVNGSTEITIPLSAIDTDEDGKTRVWLFDPQSETVSPQIIDIGAVAASRVPVLSGLSGGEHIVTAGGHLLHDGMAVRRFTGF; encoded by the coding sequence ATGGGGAAATCCAAGCCCATCGGACATGCTGTTTTATTACTTGCTATAACCGCGCTAATCAGCGCCTGCGGCAATAACAACCGAGAGCCTGAACAAGAAATCGTCCGCACCGTGCGTATCGAAACGGTCAAGGTTACCGAGGCGCTAGCGCAACGCCGCTTCGTCGGCCGCGTGGACGCGTTAAAAACGGTCGACCTCTCGTTTCAAGTCGGCGGACGCCTGGCCGAATTGCCGGTACAACAAGGTACCGTGGTTGCCAAAGGCGGCTTGATTGCTGCGCTTGATCCGACCGATTTTCGCCTGAACGAACAAGAAGCCAAAACACAATACGCCTTCGCACGACTCGATGTCGATCGCAAACGCAATCTCGCGGCCTCGGATACGATACCGAAGGTCATGTTGGACGAAGCCGAGACCGCCTTTAAACTGCGCCAAGTCGCACTGGACAATGCCCGCCGCAATCTCTCCTATACCCGGATCGCCGCGCCATTCGATGCGCTGGTCACGCGCCGCCTGCTTGACATACACTCCCATGTCGCAACCCACCAAGCCGTGGTCCGAGTCCAGGACGTTAGCGCCTTGCATGTCAAGATCAATGTGCCGGAAGATCTCATCAGACTGATCGGCCTTGCCGATGCAATGAATATCGAGGCGGAGTTTCCGGGCCAGCCCGGTAAACGCCTGCCGCTACGCTATCTGGAACATGCCACCGAAGCCGATGCGGTCGCGCAGACCTACGAGGTGACACTGGAGCTGCAACGCACGAACGACATGACGATTTTACCGGGCATGACCGTCAGCGTCTCGGTCGGCAGCTCTTTGGTCAACGGCTCGACCGAAATCACGATCCCGCTCTCGGCAATCGATACCGACGAAGATGGCAAGACCCGGGTTTGGCTATTTGACCCGCAGAGCGAAACCGTCTCGCCGCAGATTATCGATATCGGAGCCGTCGCCGCCAGCCGCGTACCGGTATTATCAGGCTTGAGCGGCGGCGAACATATCGTCACCGCCGGCGGCCATTTGCTGCACGACGGCATGGCGGTACGCCGTTTTACCGGATTTTAA
- a CDS encoding TolC family protein: MRPISIKQYSVLLAILPVFCVQAETLEEAFEQALNQNHLIKSAKADTEASEQQLYSAQNQRLPSLNIKGGYTQLSETPAAKTEIEGQAAQFPMSQAGSGQAEVIASVPIFTSGRISHGIDAAEAALSATQQNEVATALTIKLQIAETFLSVLRAQSALQVAKSHAETLKANATDVERLHSQGMVSKNDRLAAEVEYANARQLVVQYSNRLDIAKAQYNRLLNRRLDDPVELEERFPKQPGGAPDELSAQALAQRPELNALNSQITALQEQARSVQAGLLPQVAVNGGYQYQENRYMAFEGMWMVNVGMEWKLDGGTHHQSKSLNRQALALQAQRDDMASMIGLEVRRAWLDIQETEKRIEVSQQAIAQADENLRVNRERYRQGLSTQTEVLKAEELRITTHNNFNNARYDAELAKLNLRRALGIL, translated from the coding sequence ATGCGACCGATTAGCATTAAACAATACAGTGTATTGTTGGCAATATTGCCGGTTTTTTGCGTTCAAGCAGAAACACTAGAAGAAGCTTTCGAGCAGGCATTGAACCAAAACCACCTAATTAAATCGGCCAAGGCCGATACCGAGGCATCCGAACAACAACTGTACTCGGCCCAAAATCAACGCCTACCCTCGCTCAACATCAAAGGGGGCTATACTCAATTGAGCGAAACCCCCGCCGCGAAAACCGAGATTGAAGGCCAAGCAGCTCAATTTCCAATGTCGCAAGCCGGCAGCGGCCAAGCCGAAGTGATTGCATCGGTCCCCATTTTTACAAGCGGACGCATCAGCCATGGTATCGATGCAGCCGAAGCCGCCTTATCGGCGACACAACAAAATGAAGTCGCAACCGCATTGACGATTAAACTGCAGATCGCCGAAACTTTCCTGTCCGTATTACGCGCGCAAAGCGCACTGCAAGTAGCGAAAAGCCACGCCGAAACGCTGAAAGCTAACGCCACCGATGTCGAACGCTTACATAGCCAAGGCATGGTGTCGAAAAACGACCGACTGGCCGCCGAAGTCGAATACGCCAATGCCCGGCAACTCGTCGTGCAATACAGCAACCGGCTTGATATCGCCAAAGCGCAATACAACCGCTTACTGAATCGCCGACTCGACGACCCTGTCGAACTGGAAGAACGCTTTCCTAAACAGCCCGGCGGAGCACCGGACGAATTATCTGCCCAGGCGCTCGCCCAACGTCCTGAGCTTAACGCATTAAACAGCCAAATCACCGCCTTGCAAGAACAAGCCAGAAGCGTTCAAGCCGGCCTATTACCGCAAGTCGCGGTCAACGGCGGCTATCAATACCAGGAAAACCGTTACATGGCCTTCGAAGGCATGTGGATGGTCAATGTCGGCATGGAATGGAAACTCGACGGCGGCACCCATCACCAAAGCAAATCGCTCAATAGACAGGCGTTGGCACTGCAGGCACAGCGGGATGATATGGCCAGCATGATCGGACTTGAAGTCCGGCGCGCCTGGCTGGACATTCAGGAAACCGAAAAGCGTATAGAGGTCAGCCAACAAGCGATCGCTCAAGCCGATGAAAATTTGCGGGTCAACCGCGAACGCTATCGGCAGGGCTTGTCCACGCAGACCGAAGTGTTGAAAGCCGAAGAGCTCAGAATCACGACGCACAACAACTTCAATAATGCCCGTTACGATGCGGAGCTGGCGAAACTGAATTTGCGCCGTGCGCTCGGGATTTTGTAA
- a CDS encoding TetR/AcrR family transcriptional regulator, with translation MSSEPCEPKREAIIEGATRMFLKHGFHQVSMDKIAKEAPVSKATLYQHFDNKNALFSAVIFELCRSLLDTMAEITPDSNDIKKNLREIAQAFIDLIFTEEALAIYRLVIAECRDFPELGQVVYDSAPKIALTQLEHYLHNLKTSGHIDIPDIEFAADAFFSLLKGDLHFQCLLGISAPPSPEQKRLLVDQVIALYLRGVLNATD, from the coding sequence ATGTCATCGGAACCCTGTGAGCCTAAACGAGAAGCGATCATCGAAGGCGCGACCCGCATGTTTTTAAAACATGGCTTTCATCAAGTCAGCATGGACAAAATCGCCAAAGAAGCGCCGGTTTCTAAAGCGACTCTATATCAACATTTCGATAATAAAAACGCGCTTTTTTCCGCGGTCATTTTTGAATTGTGCCGATCCTTACTGGACACCATGGCCGAAATCACACCCGATTCGAACGACATCAAAAAAAATCTTCGTGAAATCGCCCAAGCATTTATCGATTTGATTTTTACCGAGGAGGCCCTGGCAATCTACCGGCTCGTAATCGCCGAATGCCGAGACTTTCCTGAACTTGGGCAAGTCGTATACGACAGCGCGCCTAAAATAGCACTAACTCAATTGGAGCATTATCTCCATAATTTGAAAACTAGCGGGCACATTGATATTCCCGATATTGAATTTGCGGCCGATGCATTTTTCAGCCTGCTCAAAGGCGATTTGCATTTTCAATGCTTGCTCGGCATCAGTGCACCACCCTCTCCCGAACAAAAGCGCCTCTTGGTCGACCAAGTTATTGCGCTTTACCTGCGAGGTGTTTTGAATGCGACCGATTAG
- a CDS encoding response regulator transcription factor: MAHIIILSEAPNQAERWASILSKEHKIKILHDLNKVSENTAHAAINLVVIDAELLDSSFSTLVSLAQLNLKVLVIGQNWSDDNQIEALASGCSGYCEMDTVDQLLLKAANHLLTGDIWIQRHLIPRLINALSELSGDIRKNRHHRQDVENKLTLLSKRELDVAELIKTGESNKAIAAKLNISERTVKAHLTSIFNKLEIPDRLHLALLLKEISSP; the protein is encoded by the coding sequence GTGGCACATATTATTATTTTATCCGAAGCTCCAAATCAAGCCGAACGCTGGGCGAGCATCCTCAGTAAGGAACATAAAATCAAAATTTTGCATGATCTGAACAAAGTTTCTGAAAATACCGCTCACGCGGCTATCAACTTGGTCGTTATCGATGCGGAACTTCTCGATTCCAGTTTTTCCACGTTAGTTTCACTAGCGCAACTAAACCTTAAAGTGCTTGTCATAGGCCAAAATTGGTCCGACGACAATCAAATCGAAGCCTTGGCTTCCGGATGTTCCGGTTATTGCGAAATGGATACCGTCGACCAATTACTCCTGAAAGCTGCGAACCACCTATTGACAGGGGATATCTGGATACAAAGACATTTAATCCCTCGTTTAATCAATGCACTGTCAGAGTTAAGCGGAGACATAAGAAAAAATCGACATCACCGGCAGGATGTTGAAAATAAATTAACCCTGCTTTCTAAACGCGAATTAGATGTAGCCGAGCTTATCAAAACCGGCGAAAGCAACAAAGCAATCGCAGCCAAGCTCAACATATCCGAAAGAACGGTCAAAGCCCATTTAACCTCTATTTTCAATAAATTAGAAATACCGGACCGGCTACATCTAGCATTACTTCTAAAAGAAATAAGTTCGCCATAA